One region of Astyanax mexicanus isolate ESR-SI-001 chromosome 15, AstMex3_surface, whole genome shotgun sequence genomic DNA includes:
- the LOC103037561 gene encoding poly(A) RNA polymerase, mitochondrial: MAACFSVCRAYVRGADRLLRLCPRCELQAQTGLSRLHRTGFATAAQAVSNTEQTAVSDAKESFSLIQEKRHDQAERSVLINCPPNTNKKKFLAYISKHGDIRNHFFYETYGIYAVVEFSSRDSISSLKENCTIPSLQHEASVPFKSRLLTLSSTATGKKQTGPNAIKCHNLTPPSFDKLINQLSKQETVDQQMQCLTEACQLTEENISLRFLVCSLLRDIAAAYFPDCIIRPFGSTVNSFGKLGCDLDMFLDLDAVSGHDQSKGSGLSLEYQVKRGASERNVTQSILSVIGECVDVFSPGCVGVQKILNARCPLVRFSHQPSSFRCDLTANNRVAMKSSEMLFIYGSLDERLRFLVFTIRYWARAHGITNSFPGAWITNFSLTMLVVFFLQQRTPALLPTLNQLRDLAGPSDKCVIEGNDCTMVTDLSKITLQQNTDTLEKLLQEFFEFYGSFDFGKSSINIRKGREQNKPETSAMHIQNPFETDLNVSRNVNSSQLQRFVTLCKESAWIFQSGDMLKRRSASSSNKIPQWGVAALLMPSVTKSVEAREKRNRRKNERTAERIMSVLQSLKSPAEAGEA, translated from the exons ATGGCGGCCTGCTTCAGCGTGTGTAGGGCATATGTGCGGGGAGCGGACAGGCTGCTGAGACTCTGTCCGCGCTGTGAGTTGCAGGCTCAGACCGGGCTCTCCAGGCTCCACAGGACCGGCTTTGCGACAGCGGCTCAGGCCGTCAGTAACACCGAGCAGACCG CTGTATCAGATGCTAAGGAATCATTTTCCTTGATCCAAGAGAAAAGACATGATCAAGCTGAGAGGTCTGTCCTGATCAACTGTCCCCCAAATACCAACAAGAAGAAGTTTTTAGCTTATATATCTAAACATGGAGACATCAGGAACCATTTCTTTTATGAGACCTAT GGAATCTATGCTGTGGTTGAGTTCTCCAGCAGGGACAGTATCTCATCACTAAAGGAAAACTGTACTATACCAAGTCTGCAGCATGAAGCCTCCGTGCCCTTTAAATCTCGTCTGCTCACGTTAAGTTCGACTGCTACGGGCAAGAAGCAAACTGGACCAAACGCGATAAAGTGCCACAATCTGACACCCCCTTCCTTTGATAAGCTAATAAATCAACTATCCAAACAAGAGACT GTAGATCAGCAGATGCAGTGTCTGACCGAGGCCTGTCAGCTGACTGAAGAAAACATCAGCCTGCGCTTCTTGGTCTGCTCACTGCTCAGAGACATTGCTGCTGCATATTTCCCAGATTGCATTATCAGGCCTTTTGGGTCCACAGTGAACAGCTTTGGGAAGCTGGGCTGTGATCTGGACATGTTTCTGGACCTGGATGCAGTCAGTGGCCACGACCAGAGCAAG GGTTCTGGGTTGTCTCTTGAGTACCAGGTGAAAAGAGGAGCGTCGGAGCGGAACGTCACTCAGAGTATCTTGTCCGTCATCGGTGAATGTGTGGATGTGTTCAGTCCGGGTTGTGTGGGGGTCCAAAAAATTCTCAATGCTCGATGCCCGCTTGTTCGATTCTCACATCAGCCATCAAGCTTTAGGTGTGACCTCACAGCAAACAACAG AGTGGCGATGAAGAGCTCGGAGATGCTGTTTATATACGGCTCGCTGGACGAGCGTTTGCGGTTTCTGGTGTTTACAATACGCTACTGGGCTCGTGCTCACGGCATCACCAACAGCTTTCCAGGAGCATGGATCACCAACTTCTCCCTCACcatgctggtggtgtttttcctccagcaGAGGACTCCAGCCCTGCTGCCCACTCTGAACCAGCTCAGAGACCTGGCAG GCCCATCAGATAAGTGTGTTATTGAGGGGAATGACTGCACGATGGTCACTGACCTAAGCAAGATTACACTTCAGCAAAACACAGACACACTAG AAAAGCTCTTGCAGGAGTTCTTTGAGTTTTATGGGAGTTTTGACTTTGGGAAAAGCTCCATCAACATTAGGAAG GGAAGAGAACAGAACAAACCTGAAACATCTGCAATGCACATCCAGAACCCGTTTGAAACAGATCTGAACGTGAGCAGGAATGTTAACAGTAGCCAACTACAGAGGTTTGTGACTCTATGTAAAGAGAGCGCCTGGATTTTCCAGAGCGGGGATATGCTTAAACGAAGGTCTGCCAGCTCATCTAACAAGATCCCACAATGGGGAGTTGCTGCACTTCTAATGCCTTCAGTCACTAAGTCAGTGGAGGCGAGGGAGAAGAGGAATAGGAGAAAGAATGAGAGGACTGCAGAGAGGATAATGTCTGTGCTGCAGTCTTTAAAGAGTCCTGCAGAAGCAGGTGAGGCTTAG